Proteins from one Gimesia maris genomic window:
- a CDS encoding DUF1559 domain-containing protein, translating into MMKKETPRYYQSLQRRGFTLIELLVVIAIIAILIALLLPAVQQAREAARRTQCKNNLMQISLALQNYEMAFEVLPAGVYNQTGPVKNEPKGYDMGWLGGLMPFLEQAIVYRHIDFKQSVYAEANYEVRKRPISFLSCPSDPKGPIMEVPIDDNLPLFQTNYAACYNADEAPIDVNNSGVMFLNSSITYDQITDGSSNTIFIGEHLYDDTNLGWLSGTRASLRNTGSINRDLPGYGGGWGGSYYPTSEEEEEEKAPIDPLLNVGGFGSYHVGGAHIGLGDGSVRFISENIDPGLLEQLGNRGDGKLMDPF; encoded by the coding sequence ATGATGAAAAAAGAGACCCCCCGATATTACCAGAGTCTGCAGCGTCGCGGCTTCACGCTGATTGAACTGCTGGTTGTGATAGCAATCATCGCGATCCTGATTGCGCTACTGCTGCCCGCCGTACAACAGGCACGCGAGGCGGCCCGACGTACGCAGTGTAAAAACAATCTGATGCAGATCAGCCTGGCGCTGCAAAACTACGAAATGGCGTTCGAGGTCCTGCCCGCAGGGGTCTACAACCAGACGGGACCTGTCAAAAATGAACCCAAAGGTTATGACATGGGCTGGCTCGGCGGACTTATGCCGTTTCTGGAGCAGGCGATTGTTTATCGGCATATTGACTTCAAACAGAGTGTGTACGCCGAGGCCAATTACGAAGTACGCAAAAGACCGATTTCGTTTTTAAGCTGCCCTTCCGATCCCAAAGGGCCCATTATGGAAGTCCCCATCGATGATAATCTCCCGTTGTTTCAGACAAACTACGCGGCCTGTTATAACGCCGATGAAGCACCGATCGACGTGAACAACTCGGGAGTCATGTTTTTAAACAGTAGCATTACTTATGATCAAATCACCGACGGCAGCAGCAATACTATCTTTATCGGCGAGCATCTCTATGATGATACCAACCTCGGCTGGCTCTCCGGAACGCGCGCCAGTCTGCGGAATACCGGCTCCATTAATCGAGATCTGCCTGGATATGGAGGCGGCTGGGGAGGTTCCTATTATCCCACTTCTGAAGAAGAGGAAGAGGAAAAAGCTCCCATCGATCCACTGTTAAACGTCGGCGGGTTTGGCAGTTATCATGTCGGCGGTGCACACATCGGACTGGGAGACGGTTCGGTTCGCTTCATTTCTGAAAATATTGACCCCGGACTGCTTGAGCAACTGGGGAATCGCGGCGATGGCAAACTGATGGACCCGTTTTAA
- the xerD gene encoding site-specific tyrosine recombinase XerD gives MPPRKRPPANSRFQVRKPADPGVHLEPFLHYLEAECGMAVNTVSAYRSDIVQFLDWYRMQKPVPLSEVDLAFLSGYLQHLNRRKLAATTVSRHLVTLKLFFRYLVLEGVLAESVADLLNSPKLWKYLPKVLSPEKVNQLLAAPCRQDRYPLRDRAILAMMYATGCRVTEIVTLPLNSVKLTEGYARCVGKGNKERMVSLNPVAVAAVEAYLRHERPVLTRRNTTEQALFLNRGGKQLSRVMVWNIVKKNAARVGCSKEVSPHTLRHSFATHMMAGGAEIRALQELLGHANIRTTQIYTHVDHSRLKAVHQMYHPRG, from the coding sequence ATGCCGCCACGTAAACGACCACCGGCGAATTCCAGATTCCAGGTCCGCAAACCAGCCGACCCCGGTGTGCATCTGGAACCCTTTCTGCATTACCTGGAAGCAGAATGCGGGATGGCAGTGAATACCGTCTCCGCGTATCGCTCGGATATCGTACAGTTTCTGGACTGGTACCGCATGCAGAAACCGGTTCCGCTGAGTGAAGTGGATCTCGCTTTTCTCTCCGGCTATCTGCAGCATCTCAATCGGCGCAAACTGGCGGCAACAACTGTTTCCCGACACCTGGTCACGCTCAAGCTCTTCTTTCGCTACCTGGTGCTGGAAGGCGTGCTCGCCGAAAGTGTCGCCGACCTGTTGAACTCGCCTAAGCTCTGGAAATACCTGCCGAAAGTTCTCAGTCCGGAAAAAGTCAATCAACTGCTCGCTGCTCCCTGCCGCCAGGATCGCTATCCGCTCCGCGACCGGGCGATACTGGCGATGATGTATGCGACCGGCTGCCGCGTGACAGAGATCGTCACTCTGCCTTTGAACTCGGTGAAGCTGACGGAAGGCTATGCCCGCTGCGTGGGAAAAGGAAACAAGGAACGCATGGTGTCATTAAATCCGGTCGCGGTCGCTGCAGTGGAAGCGTACCTGCGGCATGAACGCCCCGTGTTGACAAGGCGCAATACAACAGAACAGGCGCTCTTTCTGAATCGGGGAGGCAAGCAGCTGTCGCGGGTCATGGTCTGGAACATCGTCAAGAAAAATGCGGCACGAGTGGGCTGCAGTAAAGAAGTCAGTCCACATACACTGCGTCACAGTTTCGCGACACACATGATGGCTGGCGGAGCCGAGATCCGCGCGTTACAGGAACTGCTGGGACACGCCAACATCCGCACGACCCAGATTTACACGCACGTCGATCACAGTCGCCTGAAAGCCGTGCATCAGATGTATCATCCGCGTGGCTGA
- a CDS encoding ATP-dependent helicase, with protein sequence MDFQQVLTPPQFAAVSHHQGPLLVLAGPGSGKTRVITHRIASLIHAHVPAHQILGITFTNKAADEMGERVRQLIPDSRVEISTFHKFCVKILRRYGRGVGLDSNFSIFDTTDQQQLIRFVLNELDIDTVAYNPSTIASMISRAKNDLITVDRFVEIYQESVGDHLQAVAARVYPMYQKLLLESNAVDFDDLLLHVASLLKGSPELRATLDERYQYILVDEYQDTNLAQYQIIMGLSLNTRNLCVTGDPDQSIYGWRGAKIENILQFERDFPDCKTIRLEQNFRSTKEILRVADDLISHNQRRKVKSLFTENEEGSPVELLCFQDERHEADDIARRIRNAVDQGKQEYTDYAIFYRVNSLSRELELALARHKIPYQLAGSVAFYERTEVKDLLSYLKLVNNPDDRVAFSRIVNKPLRGIGKTTQNKLIRWADERGISLLEAAHQAADCPKLSKRAATMVARFAKMINGFSMADSGSVAHLMENIIDSTRMVDSWKESPDEADQQRIANVNELLSTAKKYDDIYGEETTLEGFLEVSTLASATDQLDTDAGRVTLMTLHAAKGLEYPVVFIVGVEQNLIPHERVLREEFRDGLEEERRLFFVGITRAEQNLYLTQTRERSMRGRPWRTITSDFLKEIDVEFNDQSTDELFESRSHFDEFVESVKRGEIDTAALKAANPERPLLMTGADLLKDAPQAAEIPQGFSVGMRVRHPRYGVGTVMGISGFARKRMVNVLFDDADEPQTFVAAHCPLQPLGLR encoded by the coding sequence TTGGATTTTCAGCAGGTCCTGACGCCGCCTCAATTCGCCGCCGTCTCCCATCACCAGGGACCATTACTGGTACTGGCGGGACCAGGCTCAGGAAAAACCCGTGTTATCACCCACCGGATCGCCTCGCTGATCCATGCGCACGTTCCCGCCCATCAGATTCTGGGAATCACTTTCACCAACAAGGCAGCGGATGAAATGGGCGAACGGGTCAGGCAGCTGATACCCGACTCGCGCGTGGAGATTTCAACCTTTCATAAGTTTTGCGTCAAAATCCTGAGGCGATACGGCAGAGGGGTAGGCCTGGACAGTAACTTCTCGATTTTTGATACGACCGATCAACAACAGCTCATCCGCTTCGTGTTGAATGAATTAGACATCGATACCGTGGCGTATAATCCTTCGACCATCGCTTCGATGATCAGCCGCGCCAAAAATGATCTGATTACCGTAGATCGGTTCGTGGAAATTTATCAGGAATCGGTGGGCGATCATCTGCAGGCTGTCGCAGCTCGCGTGTATCCGATGTATCAGAAACTGCTGCTCGAATCGAACGCGGTTGACTTTGACGATTTACTGCTGCACGTCGCCAGTCTGCTCAAAGGCTCCCCCGAATTACGGGCGACACTGGATGAACGTTATCAGTACATTTTAGTTGATGAATACCAGGATACGAACCTGGCGCAGTATCAGATCATCATGGGACTCTCGCTCAACACACGCAATCTGTGTGTCACCGGAGATCCCGACCAGTCAATTTACGGCTGGCGGGGGGCGAAGATTGAAAACATCCTGCAGTTTGAGCGGGATTTCCCCGACTGCAAAACCATTCGACTCGAACAGAATTTCCGCAGTACCAAAGAAATCCTTCGGGTCGCCGACGATCTGATTTCTCACAATCAGCGCCGCAAAGTCAAATCGCTGTTTACAGAAAACGAGGAAGGTTCGCCGGTCGAGCTGCTCTGTTTTCAGGATGAGCGGCACGAAGCCGACGACATTGCCAGGCGCATTCGCAACGCCGTCGATCAGGGAAAGCAGGAATATACGGATTACGCCATCTTTTACCGGGTCAATTCGCTGTCGCGCGAACTGGAGCTGGCGCTGGCCCGGCATAAAATTCCCTACCAGCTGGCAGGCAGTGTGGCCTTCTATGAACGCACGGAAGTCAAAGATCTGCTTTCCTATCTGAAACTGGTCAATAACCCCGACGATCGCGTCGCGTTCTCTCGCATCGTCAATAAACCACTGCGCGGCATCGGCAAAACGACGCAAAACAAACTGATTCGCTGGGCCGACGAGCGGGGCATCAGCCTTTTGGAAGCCGCCCATCAGGCAGCAGACTGTCCGAAGCTTTCTAAACGGGCGGCGACCATGGTGGCACGGTTTGCCAAAATGATTAACGGATTTTCAATGGCCGACTCGGGATCCGTCGCGCACCTGATGGAAAATATCATCGACAGTACGCGAATGGTTGACAGCTGGAAAGAAAGTCCGGACGAAGCGGATCAGCAGCGGATTGCGAACGTCAATGAATTACTCTCCACTGCCAAAAAGTATGATGACATTTATGGTGAAGAAACCACGCTGGAAGGTTTTCTGGAAGTCAGTACGCTGGCCAGTGCAACAGACCAGCTGGATACTGACGCGGGGCGCGTGACGCTGATGACGCTGCATGCGGCGAAAGGCCTGGAATATCCGGTGGTGTTTATTGTCGGTGTCGAGCAGAACCTGATTCCCCATGAACGGGTGCTGCGTGAAGAATTCCGCGACGGACTGGAAGAAGAGCGCCGCCTGTTTTTTGTAGGGATCACCCGGGCCGAACAGAATCTGTACCTGACACAGACACGCGAGCGCTCCATGCGCGGCCGTCCCTGGAGAACCATTACCAGCGACTTCCTCAAAGAAATCGATGTGGAATTCAACGATCAGTCGACTGATGAACTGTTCGAATCCCGTTCGCACTTCGATGAATTTGTGGAATCGGTCAAGCGAGGCGAGATTGACACGGCCGCTTTGAAAGCAGCCAACCCGGAACGTCCCCTGCTGATGACCGGGGCAGATCTCCTCAAGGATGCGCCCCAGGCTGCAGAAATCCCGCAGGGATTTTCGGTAGGTATGCGAGTCAGACATCCGCGGTATGGCGTGGGAACGGTAATGGGCATCAGTGGTTTTGCCCGCAAACGAATGGTGAATGTCCTGTTTGACGATGCCGACGAACCACAGACCTTTGTCGCCGCACATTGCCCCCTGCAACCGTTAGGATTGCGCTAA
- a CDS encoding DNA gyrase/topoisomerase IV subunit B: MATAAKTTGAKKYSADDIEVLEGLEAVRRRPSMYIGGVDIRGLHHLLWEIVDNSVDEYLAKEADTIIVTLHKDGASCSVKDNGRGIPVDKHSKTKKSALELILTTLHAGGKFSDKNYARSGGLHGVGSSVVNALSTEMVATVVRDGHQYVQRYKKGKPTTPVKKVKPFRGHGTEIYFRPDDDIFRRVHFNADTIRQHLEDVAFIHGGLKITFRDEVKKETHELSHPEGIRGYLEKLTQEQQKKPVHEQLFFAEKEDKNIRVEMVLRWTDATDEQIRSYVNGIRTHAGGTHESGLRSGIAKAVKNYMDVHNIKHKGLAITTDDIREGVLCLISVFHNDPMFQGQTKEKLNNPEVSGFVEGIVRPLLETWLNQNPSIADAVVGRIVLAARARMASRDAQKEVRRKSVTNRKSTLPGKLLDCRSNKPEESELFLVEGLSAGGTAAMGRDSRIQAVLPLRGKVLNTESLAISKIMGNQEIKDLVETLGTGIGPNFEIMNLRYNRIILLMDADSDGYHISTLLLTFFFRHMRELIRQGKLFLAQPPLYCIKVGNEKHYAQDDAQKEEIVESLGANRKYEIGRFKGLGEMTASELKETTLDPKHRVLLKVDIDSQLEADATFAQLFGKDASLRYDLIMQEAIEADDIDY; this comes from the coding sequence ATGGCAACTGCAGCAAAAACAACCGGCGCAAAAAAATATTCGGCTGACGACATTGAAGTCCTGGAAGGGCTGGAGGCGGTCCGTCGCCGTCCTTCGATGTATATCGGTGGCGTTGATATTCGCGGACTGCATCACCTGCTCTGGGAAATCGTTGATAACTCGGTCGACGAATATCTGGCCAAAGAAGCTGATACCATCATCGTCACCCTGCATAAAGATGGCGCTTCCTGCAGCGTGAAAGACAACGGCCGTGGCATTCCCGTCGATAAGCATTCCAAAACCAAAAAGTCGGCTCTGGAACTGATTCTCACGACACTGCATGCCGGCGGAAAGTTCTCTGACAAAAACTATGCCCGCAGCGGTGGTCTGCATGGTGTTGGATCCTCCGTGGTGAATGCGTTGTCTACCGAGATGGTGGCGACGGTTGTGCGCGACGGCCATCAGTACGTGCAGCGGTATAAAAAAGGCAAACCGACGACCCCCGTTAAAAAGGTAAAGCCATTCCGCGGGCATGGAACCGAAATCTATTTCCGCCCGGATGATGATATTTTCCGTCGCGTGCACTTCAACGCCGACACGATTCGTCAGCACCTGGAAGATGTCGCCTTTATTCATGGCGGTTTGAAAATTACGTTCCGCGATGAAGTTAAAAAAGAGACACATGAACTCTCGCATCCGGAAGGGATTCGTGGCTATCTGGAAAAACTGACCCAGGAGCAACAGAAAAAACCTGTTCACGAACAGCTGTTCTTCGCGGAAAAGGAAGATAAAAACATTCGCGTGGAAATGGTTTTAAGATGGACCGACGCCACTGATGAGCAGATTCGCAGTTATGTGAACGGGATCCGCACCCATGCCGGGGGAACACACGAAAGCGGGTTGCGCTCGGGGATCGCCAAAGCGGTCAAAAATTATATGGACGTGCATAACATCAAGCACAAAGGGCTGGCGATTACCACGGACGACATCCGTGAAGGCGTACTCTGCCTGATCTCCGTCTTCCATAATGACCCCATGTTTCAGGGGCAGACCAAAGAGAAGCTGAATAACCCTGAAGTCAGCGGTTTTGTTGAAGGGATCGTCCGACCGCTGCTGGAAACCTGGTTAAATCAGAACCCGAGTATCGCGGATGCAGTCGTAGGGCGGATCGTCCTCGCGGCGCGGGCACGAATGGCCAGTCGCGATGCCCAGAAAGAAGTACGGCGAAAATCGGTCACGAACCGCAAATCGACGCTGCCGGGCAAACTGCTCGACTGCCGCTCGAATAAGCCGGAAGAATCAGAACTGTTTCTGGTCGAAGGTCTGTCGGCGGGTGGTACGGCGGCCATGGGACGCGACAGCCGCATTCAGGCGGTACTGCCTCTGCGTGGTAAAGTTCTGAATACCGAATCGTTGGCCATTTCCAAAATCATGGGGAACCAGGAAATCAAAGACCTCGTGGAAACTCTGGGAACCGGGATTGGCCCGAATTTTGAGATTATGAATCTGCGTTACAACCGCATCATCCTGCTGATGGATGCCGACAGCGATGGTTATCATATCAGTACGCTGCTGCTGACGTTCTTCTTCCGGCATATGCGGGAACTGATTCGTCAGGGCAAGCTGTTTCTGGCCCAGCCGCCACTGTATTGCATCAAGGTGGGTAACGAGAAGCACTATGCCCAGGATGATGCCCAGAAGGAAGAGATCGTCGAATCACTGGGAGCGAACCGCAAGTACGAGATTGGTCGCTTTAAAGGTCTGGGGGAAATGACCGCCAGCGAGCTTAAAGAGACGACGCTGGACCCCAAACACCGCGTATTACTGAAAGTAGATATCGACAGCCAGCTGGAAGCGGACGCCACATTCGCACAACTGTTCGGAAAAGATGCCAGCCTGCGTTATGACCTGATCATGCAGGAAGCGATTGAAGCAGACGACATCGATTATTGA
- a CDS encoding DNA gyrase/topoisomerase IV subunit A: MAKRKSANNGTAGNGTPGTESDRIEYVPISDVTRRRYLNYAMSVITSRALPDVRDGLKPVQRRILYVMYHDLRLMANAKPRKCAKICGDTTGNYHPHGDASVYDALVRLAQDFNLRSPLINGQGNFGSIMGLPAAAARYTEARLTGIAEHLMNELRYQTVEMRPNYDGTRDEPVVLPARFPNLLVNGVHGIAVGMATNIPPHNLGEVIKACVHLIHHDDATVAQLMKHIKGPDFPMGGRIVTDKRSLTAVYKEGRGPVKVRGEWKPEPGTRTKGVQRLVVYSVPYGVETGSLLSEIGGIVESRKLPQLVDVADETDDKNGLKIVLEIKPDADPETVMAFLYKHTNLEQNFSVNMTCLVPDESEVLVPRRCDLKEMLQYFLDFRFISVRKRFEYQLQLLERRIHILKGFAIIFNDLDKALKLIRASSGKQDAAKKLMANFPLDEIQTMAILELQLYRISKLEINTIREELAEKEAEAEKIRKILASDKRLWKVVENELKELADEFPEKRQTKLGSSEEITEFDPQAYIVRENTNVVVSREGWIKRVGRLKTKEGTQELAKTRTREGDSVLAVAPGSTLDHVVFFSSDGVAYTLPIEQVPVSSGYGEPLSKHARMSDGAVLVAAVTTDSRFTPEDKATKKQPLPTPHVLIVTEKGQFMRISFSLFRTASTKAGRKYCRLGKDDRVVYAGLVEEAETMFIATQDARVLHCEIEEAALLSNAGKGVKGIRLEKGDQVIGVLQLTRPSDCLRVINTAGKKMTFGQMKYGVTSRGGKGVKTSQRSGFAEILYPPIEVVDWDELGDDEA, translated from the coding sequence TTGGCTAAGCGAAAATCGGCCAATAACGGCACAGCAGGCAACGGAACCCCGGGCACCGAATCAGACCGCATCGAATATGTCCCCATCAGTGATGTGACGCGACGTCGCTATCTGAACTATGCCATGTCCGTGATCACATCACGTGCCCTGCCCGATGTGCGGGACGGCTTGAAACCGGTACAACGTCGCATTTTGTATGTGATGTATCACGACTTACGACTGATGGCCAATGCGAAGCCACGTAAGTGTGCGAAAATCTGCGGGGACACCACAGGGAACTATCATCCACACGGGGATGCTTCGGTATATGACGCGCTGGTGCGACTGGCTCAGGATTTCAACCTGAGAAGTCCGTTGATCAATGGTCAGGGAAATTTCGGTTCCATCATGGGCCTGCCTGCAGCAGCCGCCCGTTATACCGAAGCACGTCTGACGGGGATCGCGGAACATCTGATGAACGAACTGCGTTATCAGACCGTGGAAATGCGTCCCAACTATGATGGCACACGCGATGAACCGGTTGTGCTGCCGGCCCGCTTCCCCAACCTGCTGGTCAATGGGGTCCACGGGATTGCAGTAGGGATGGCGACCAATATCCCGCCTCACAACCTGGGTGAGGTCATCAAAGCCTGTGTGCATCTGATCCACCATGACGATGCGACCGTGGCCCAGTTGATGAAACATATCAAAGGCCCTGACTTTCCGATGGGCGGCCGAATTGTGACAGACAAGCGGTCTCTCACCGCGGTTTATAAAGAGGGGCGTGGCCCCGTGAAAGTGCGTGGCGAATGGAAGCCCGAACCAGGCACGCGCACGAAAGGTGTACAACGACTTGTCGTGTATTCGGTCCCCTATGGTGTGGAAACCGGTTCACTGCTGTCGGAGATCGGCGGGATAGTTGAGTCGAGGAAACTGCCTCAACTGGTGGATGTGGCTGATGAAACGGATGACAAGAATGGCCTGAAAATCGTACTGGAAATCAAACCAGATGCGGACCCGGAAACCGTGATGGCCTTTTTGTACAAACACACGAATCTGGAGCAGAATTTCTCGGTCAATATGACCTGCCTGGTACCCGATGAATCGGAAGTACTCGTGCCTCGGCGTTGTGATCTGAAAGAAATGCTGCAGTATTTCCTGGACTTCCGGTTTATCTCGGTTCGGAAACGTTTTGAATACCAGCTGCAACTGCTCGAACGGCGGATTCATATTCTGAAAGGTTTTGCGATCATTTTTAATGATCTGGATAAAGCCCTCAAACTGATCCGCGCCAGCAGTGGAAAACAGGATGCCGCCAAAAAGCTGATGGCCAATTTTCCCTTGGATGAAATCCAGACGATGGCCATCCTCGAATTGCAGCTCTACCGGATTTCGAAGCTGGAAATCAACACGATTCGCGAAGAGCTGGCAGAGAAAGAAGCCGAAGCGGAAAAAATTCGAAAGATTCTGGCGTCTGACAAACGACTCTGGAAAGTGGTGGAAAATGAGCTGAAAGAACTGGCCGACGAATTTCCGGAAAAGCGCCAGACCAAACTGGGTTCCTCGGAAGAGATTACCGAATTCGATCCGCAGGCCTATATTGTTCGCGAAAATACGAACGTGGTCGTCTCGCGGGAAGGCTGGATTAAACGCGTGGGACGCCTGAAGACAAAAGAAGGCACACAGGAGTTGGCCAAAACCCGAACCCGCGAAGGGGACAGTGTGCTGGCAGTCGCACCGGGAAGCACGCTGGACCATGTCGTATTCTTCTCGAGTGATGGTGTGGCTTACACGCTGCCGATTGAACAGGTCCCTGTTTCTTCGGGCTATGGTGAACCGCTGTCGAAGCATGCCAGGATGAGCGATGGTGCCGTTCTGGTGGCAGCGGTGACGACAGACAGTCGGTTTACCCCAGAGGACAAAGCGACAAAAAAGCAGCCCCTTCCCACGCCTCACGTTTTGATCGTGACTGAAAAGGGGCAGTTTATGCGAATCTCGTTCAGCCTGTTCCGGACAGCGTCGACCAAAGCAGGTCGCAAATACTGCCGCCTGGGTAAGGATGACCGTGTGGTGTATGCGGGGCTGGTCGAAGAGGCAGAGACCATGTTTATCGCCACCCAGGACGCCCGCGTTCTGCACTGTGAGATCGAAGAAGCCGCCCTGCTCTCGAATGCGGGCAAAGGGGTTAAGGGCATCAGGCTGGAAAAAGGAGACCAGGTGATCGGTGTTCTGCAGCTGACCCGTCCGAGCGACTGCCTGCGTGTGATCAATACCGCAGGCAAAAAAATGACCTTCGGGCAAATGAAATATGGAGTCACTTCACGCGGTGGCAAAGGTGTGAAAACCAGTCAGCGAAGCGGGTTTGCAGAGATCCTCTATCCGCCCATTGAAGTGGTCGACTGGGACGAACTGGGAGACGACGAAGCATAA
- a CDS encoding carboxypeptidase-like regulatory domain-containing protein, with protein MLLHSNGFANETRHKKQQTIKGTVVDEHNQPVVGARVFIESRDWFEIDKPNLETTTDAKGRFTLTDEPLHIEGQTLQAKDSQNRMAQLSLPYPSQKHLKQPDLNQLRLQLKPPRRVELEVFDDAGKPVPAALAGIMDLGKTWGIGRTDSAGKIEFRVPHDTDLKYVIALRDGYGADYRAYGLKLEESIQPDAKPPKFPDHPVQLTLDGAQPVKIKLESAEGKPLSGIDIEPLTPLFKPDQPLPMPLMLMFYTTRQLVQTTDGTGTIVFAWIPHWQKQRMYFGVHNKEYIPHRFVYEPAKDKGAFKVQLKPKKDSSEKATFP; from the coding sequence TTGCTGTTACACTCGAATGGCTTCGCTAACGAAACCCGGCACAAGAAACAACAAACCATCAAAGGCACTGTTGTCGATGAACACAACCAGCCCGTCGTCGGAGCCAGGGTCTTTATTGAGTCGCGGGACTGGTTTGAAATAGACAAGCCAAATCTCGAAACCACAACCGATGCAAAGGGGCGTTTTACACTGACGGACGAACCCCTGCATATTGAGGGGCAGACACTGCAGGCCAAAGATTCACAGAACCGTATGGCACAGCTCTCTCTTCCCTACCCCTCGCAGAAGCATCTAAAACAGCCCGATTTGAACCAGCTCCGCCTGCAGTTGAAGCCTCCAAGACGCGTCGAACTGGAAGTCTTTGATGACGCCGGAAAACCGGTTCCCGCAGCGCTCGCTGGCATCATGGATCTCGGAAAAACCTGGGGGATTGGCAGAACAGACAGCGCCGGAAAAATTGAATTTCGGGTTCCCCATGATACGGATTTAAAGTATGTCATTGCGCTCCGTGATGGCTATGGGGCTGACTATCGAGCTTACGGACTGAAACTGGAAGAGAGTATTCAACCTGATGCCAAACCCCCAAAATTTCCCGACCATCCGGTGCAACTGACTCTTGATGGCGCACAACCAGTCAAAATCAAACTTGAGTCCGCAGAGGGCAAACCGCTGTCAGGCATCGATATAGAGCCTCTGACGCCACTATTTAAACCAGATCAGCCCTTGCCTATGCCGCTGATGCTCATGTTCTACACAACTCGGCAACTTGTACAGACGACAGATGGCACAGGAACCATTGTTTTCGCCTGGATACCCCACTGGCAGAAACAACGAATGTATTTTGGAGTCCATAATAAGGAATACATCCCACACAGATTCGTCTATGAGCCTGCCAAAGATAAAGGCGCTTTCAAGGTTCAACTGAAACCGAAAAAGGACTCATCAGAGAAAGCAACTTTTCCCTGA
- a CDS encoding glycosyltransferase family 87 protein: protein MLKSLFADKNRFWQSVVITLGVVIAIIQFVKIAKKNPGDFYLHWRSGELIATGEFLYVNNHNYPYPPFWGFVHAPLASFSMQTAYLLIYPLFFICLFLLIWVLNRMSEAHFPLLRNQLFWVVTAAIFLASRYLIRDMLECGVNLALVALSWLGVYLWSRKKELWGSIPLGFAMALKCTPSLFWIYFILKREWKMAIYTFLAAAFFTLSPMFKLGFTEYRRTFEHWGTIVARGMLEPNPIHWMGGEIPLANMSFKPSLARYLMHFPKEHEARLDTPLYIDFLDLSPQTSLWIIKAVMLCFLVFIGWKFRRHYEDRNDERILWECAIISIMILLYSPVTWGQHCVGIFPGMYLLVRCATSRQNFTRPLKIGIGLFVFLILILNRTFIGKFYSEVMSTYHVATFAFIGIIFFLLKRHENVTREEELKAEQITSKN from the coding sequence TGCGAAAAAGAATCCGGGTGATTTTTATCTGCATTGGCGCTCGGGGGAATTAATCGCGACCGGCGAATTTCTCTACGTCAACAATCACAATTATCCCTATCCACCCTTCTGGGGATTTGTGCATGCGCCGCTGGCCAGCTTCTCAATGCAGACGGCTTATCTGCTGATTTACCCGCTGTTTTTTATCTGTCTGTTTCTGCTGATCTGGGTTTTAAACCGCATGAGCGAGGCGCATTTCCCCCTGCTGCGCAACCAGTTGTTCTGGGTAGTGACCGCGGCGATCTTTCTGGCCAGCCGCTACCTGATCAGAGACATGCTGGAATGTGGCGTGAATCTGGCGTTAGTGGCGCTCTCGTGGCTGGGTGTCTATCTCTGGTCCAGGAAAAAGGAACTGTGGGGCAGCATTCCCCTGGGCTTTGCGATGGCCCTCAAGTGCACGCCCAGTCTGTTCTGGATCTATTTCATTCTGAAGCGTGAATGGAAAATGGCGATCTACACATTTCTGGCAGCGGCGTTTTTCACGCTCTCACCCATGTTCAAACTCGGCTTTACGGAATACCGCCGCACCTTTGAGCACTGGGGAACCATCGTCGCGCGAGGTATGCTGGAGCCCAATCCGATCCACTGGATGGGGGGCGAGATCCCGCTGGCGAATATGTCTTTCAAACCGTCACTGGCCCGCTACCTGATGCATTTTCCAAAAGAACACGAAGCCCGACTGGATACTCCCCTGTATATTGATTTCCTGGATCTGTCGCCGCAAACATCGCTGTGGATCATCAAAGCAGTAATGCTCTGCTTTCTGGTATTTATTGGCTGGAAATTTCGCAGGCATTATGAAGACAGGAACGACGAACGTATTTTGTGGGAGTGTGCGATCATCTCGATCATGATTCTGCTCTATTCGCCGGTCACCTGGGGGCAGCATTGCGTGGGAATTTTTCCGGGTATGTACCTGCTGGTCCGTTGCGCCACCAGTCGTCAGAACTTTACCAGGCCCTTGAAAATCGGCATAGGCCTGTTTGTATTTCTGATTCTGATTCTGAACCGCACCTTTATCGGGAAGTTTTACAGCGAGGTGATGAGCACGTATCACGTCGCTACGTTTGCTTTCATCGGGATCATCTTTTTTCTGTTGAAGCGCCACGAAAATGTAACCCGGGAAGAAGAGTTGAAAGCCGAGCAGATCACCTCGAAGAATTAA